The DNA segment ATGcaacaccacaaacacatttcCATCCAAACAGCGCTCAAAGCACCGAGTGCTACTACTGTTTCCTAACCCTGTTTTACGGCGCATTTGTGACattgaatgtgacacaccaaTAACAAAGAGGCATACTCATCTACTGGCAATGGAAAAGGAGTCTATCGCTTTTTCCAATGTTTAGAAAAACTTGCATATACatactaattttggtggaaacaagGTATTAGTCTTTTCTAACCTCAAAATTCAGACAGATTTTTGTTCTTTACCTGTGTGATGGGTTTGGTAAGCgttggaggagcagcagctttGGGCAGAACTGCAGCAGAAGTTGCGACTGCAGATCCATTTCCTACTGTGGCGATGATCTGGCCCTGGGTGTTGAGAAGCAGCTGTGGGGTGACAGTCTGGACCTGGAGACCCTGGAGACCTTGGAGGCCCTGGAGACCCTGGAGGGGGAGGGTGGGTGTCGCAGCTCCTCCAGCCAAAGAGGCTGGGTTCAATAACAGCGGGAGGGTTCCTATGACCTGTAAATATCATTTGAATTTAAGTGAAATACGTACAAATAATTGAATCTAAATCTCTGTGATAGTTTCTGCTTGACAATCCGACTGTCAGAACATTCAACGACGTGTCAAGTGCATCCTACATCGTTAGCAATTCACTTGGAATAAAATCATGTCTTTCAAGATTTAACACTGCAACACTAACTCCAATGAGCTGCAATAATGGTAATATTGAGTAATGGAACTGTTTGAGAGGACaaatctgttttcacagaaattGTCTTATGCTCCACTGACTTGAAATAGCAGCGCTGATTGATGTTAACTTGAGGCCGGGGTTTGTGttcaacacaacaaagaagCATTTTGATTGTCTTTGGAGACAGTGTGATTACCAATCAATGCACGTACGAAAAATGTAAATGGAACAATGTAAGGAGAGCACACTGTCTGTTAATTACTTGTTCTTGTACCTTTCTCGTTTTCTTATGAAGCCTGTCATGTGTTCCAGTCAATCAAATTCAAAAAGTCTTTTTAGTCTAATGATAGACTACAAAGGCAGAGAGGATGTTATTGTCTTTCTAACAGATCCTCATATTTTAGACATCTTTCCTTTAGCTGGAAATACAAGGTAGAGAGAGTAGGGGCTGTTGCGGGGAGGTGCACGAGACAGATACCATACCTGTCCCTGGGCATTTGTGATGATCTGGCTGGTGATGCCAGCCATGTTGGACATGGCACTGGTGATGATGGGAGTGGAGGTGAGGGAACTGAGGAACTGGGGCTGAGCTCCCAAAGAAGCTGCATTGAtctgagcagaaaaaaaacacaacatgtgtGATGCAGCACAGGAAATTAGACTGCATGACTCATAGTGCAGAAAGTACAAATCCTTGAATTGAAAAGCGTTCTTACAATGGCAGGATTGATGGAGAGTCCTGCAGTCTGGAGTGCTGCTAAAGATATGTTGGACTGAGAGACGGTGGTGGCGGCCGAGGTCGCTTGGGCTGCCGCCACCTGAGCAGTGGTAACCTGTGCATTGGTTACCTGTGTTGGCTGAGACGTCACCTGCACCGGCTGGATGGAGGTTGCTTGAGGCTGGAACACCGTCTGTGCGTTTGTCTGCAGCTGGGGCTGGACTGAGTTCAGGACTGTCGCAGCTGAGTAAAAATTAAAGAGTTTGCAACCTGTTATTGTTCTGTAATGGAGTAATGCATTGTGAGACTAAAAACATGATAACAAGTCTAAGAGTCTTCAGCTACACTGGCCCCTCTCTGAGGCTGTACTTGGGCAGAGCACTGcattgagctaaatgctaacatcaacatgctaatatcctcacaatgacaatgctaacatgctgattttTTGGCAGGTACAATGTTAACAAGAGTGATTACAAGTGACCCTTCGCTAAAGTGGGATTTCTACTTCAGAGTGGAAGCCACGCTGTACTTACGGAGTAGGCTCTGCGTCAATGGAGAGCCTACGTCgtaccctacgctgtagcctgaaatgcacctccccagaaatgttaCAAGACGTCACGGTGACGCAGagctcctgtctgtttctgtacgctgaaaccatttccctcagtggaaacaaagcttttatttacttttacttcacagttaagaaacaataaattgtgaagacaataaagcctccacaaaaatagcatctTATGTTTTTGATtaatcctggcttcatatgagtagaagaaatctccgctagtcgctaggctaatttatacaatgtaaaatgccatagataCAGTCGGCAATGACGAGAACGCCCACAAACGTCACATAGGTTAGAGCtgagggggaaaacaaaccGGTCTCTGCCATTAGCCACAATGCCGAAGAGTTGCTGTGTGCCCTTTTGTAccgcaaataaacaaaaagatcactaattaaagttttacattttaccaaataataaaatagaacCACAAAGGAGGACAAAATGGCTTCAAGCTATCAGAAGAGAGGACGCGTTTGGCAGATTATGGgacccaacaacaaaacatgtgtATGTCTGCAGTCAGCACTTCATTTCAGGTAagtttaatgtaatgttaaccATTTCCAAACGATCGTTGACTATGTCAGGGGTATCAAGAATATTAGATTAATTGTTTAAACGCTAGTGAACTTTGTACTACATTTCCTCGCAACATGTACAAAAGTACACATTCAGTACCTAAGCAGAAGTACAGATACTTGTGTACAAAAGTCTGGTAAAAGTAGAAGTACTGATTAAAGTTCTTTACTGAGTAtggtatatgtaaaaaaaaaaaaaaaaaagtgctggctATGAAATGTACTCcaagcataaaataaaatatagccCTCTGAAGGACATTTCTATTGCCTGTTTCTGTGCAAAGCTAAAAGCTCTCTTCTGATAGCTTAAAGCCATTTTGTCCTCCTTTGTGgttctgttttattatttggtgaaatgtaaaactttaattggtgatctttttgtttatttgcggTGCAAAAGGGCACACAGCAACTCTTCGGCATTGTGGCTAATGGCAGAGACTGGTTTGTTTTCCGCCTCGGCTCTAACCGGATGTGACGTTTGTGGGCGTTCCCGTCATTGCCAACTGTATCtatggcataggctctgcatagagctgatgcacaagtgtATATTCTGCTTAAGTCCAACACCTGAAACGTAGACTGGGCAATCATAGCGTAGCATTGGCTAGCTCCGACCAGTGTCCGACAActacacagctgtgctccattgactctcaTGCACTCATTTCAGATTTTCCTccttttcaggctggttttgaagcGTGTCATGGTTTATGGACCAACCAACTAACACTGCCATTCCTAGGAGCCACACCACCAGCATGGctagtttaaaaaaatcttggtTACTGACAGTGTTTAAGATGTTGTGTTTCTATGGCTTTTTGAAGTCAGAAGTCATGATCTTGATCTAAATAAACCTGGACAAAATCAAATATGAGAGGCAGAAtggaaagcacacacacagacagtttgtGTGTTACCTTGGAGGCCAGCAAAGGGCAGCTTGAGAAGGTTTCCGGCCGTGTTAGCTGCTGTGAGCCCGGGGAGAGTGGCTACATTGGTAGTGGGCAAGGTGAGAACAGCCAGACCACCCTGACCACCAATGGAGCCCGCCATACTGAGGGGGATGAGCAGTGGCTGCCCCAGGGATCCTGTCTGGGCCATCATACCAGTCATCAGAGTGGCCAAACTCTCCTGGGTCAGCACCTAATGTGGCATAATAAACAATTTTATACTGAACTAAACCATAATTCTTTTTCCATTACATTTGTATACAAAAACTAAATTCTTTCTCCACTCCCCAGTTGAGGTTTTTTACATTTCGGGTACAGCTATTAGTCTGAATTTACTCCAATTGCTGGAAATGTTTCTTTAGCCTGAGGCTGTATGTACTCAGCTGTTTGGGATCTAATTTGTTccttttttcacatttacattacagTGGAGACAAATTGCCTCAGCCAGTGGCTTTAGTAGATCACCTACTGTGGGTGACAATAGTGACATTAATCCCTCTGAGCCATGAATATTGGACATGAAATAATGTGTGAAAAACCCAGGGTGAAGTGCTAATAGCCTTCTGCTTGAGTTCAGGACTTTTTTTTGCCTCCTTCATTTTAAATTTCACAGACATTTCCTGCACTCTCAAGGCTGATTCACCCAAGCTCTTGCTTATTTCTGTCCCTGATTTTTAGGTCAAGAAATACTAATGAGACAACCAAACTACTGACTACAACATTCTTTCTCTGgtgtcttaaagggatactttacAGTTTTTCAACTTCCcctgtatcataacaatgtgggcagtatgtgtaaatgaactgtggtaaacttcctcCATCCTTCCAGGCAGGATGATGTTAAAGGCATCATGTGGTGGATTTTTGttggctctagggctgttgccATGGAGGTAGAAAGAGGaatggatacagtgttggaggcaaggccccattcattcctatgaaagttgtcAATGGTGTGTGAAGCCAAAAAACTTCCTGGGTGTAAAGTCACCTGTCATTTTGCACGGGTTGTGACGTTCATAAAAATGTACCCACTGATTTACGGATGTGTCTTTCACAATTTAAGTTATAGGAAAAAGTCTTTAGGGGCCTGCAGGGCATTACATGACGGACCCATAAGTTCTAGTCACTCAGTTTTGCCACTATGTAAAATCAGCTTTAAAGTCTGGGATATTTCCTGGAGACCTGGCTGTTGCTTGAACTGCAATTTGTACTTCCTCATTTTCATATGTCTGGCCCCCAGAAGCACAAGCAGAATTTAACCCATtctgtctgataacatttggaaagtctaaaagAGCCGCACAGTTGAATCATTTCATCCCACTTCAAGTTAATGAAGTGCTAAGCTGAAAATAGCCAGCAGAAGTCTCTAGTGTACCTGTTCTATGGACCGCACAGTGTGGAGGCCAGGCCCGATCATCCCCTGGATCATCCGGGTAATTTTATACGCAGCAGTTgcaccattttggcttcatgcaccactcaGCAACTTCTGAGCAACTTGAGGACACCTCGAACTGttaacaaggtcaattatgactttTTGATCCATGGACATTTTCTACTTTCCTTTaaccaagaaaagtgatgtaaaaatctgtgacatcaacACAACGTACAGACTATGAGCCAAGCAGGAACTTGTGGAcggggccagcaggagaaacacttaagctcatattcagtgggccacataCTGCAGGAGTAAACCCAGAATCTAGAAACTTACTTTGGTGTATGCACCAGGTAAGCAACTCCACTGGAGTAAATAGGAGGCCCCATCTTGGGGTCCAGTATCTAGTGGTTATTAAACATCGTGGAATGCCGTGCCTTCTACGCTGTAGCCGGGTCTCTGCATACATCCATggccaccatggacacaaagaaTTGAGAGGCAGATCAAGAGAGAAAGCCGCCCCTGTCTCTTTCAAACGCAGACCAAACTCAGATCTAACTCTAAATCCAGGCAGTGccgatcaaatataaaccaagattctgttactacgttgcctatttctcgcctaaaatgttttcagaaacatattttaacttactgtttaactgtaaaatggGATCATTTGTTACCTGCTGGCCGCAATATTGTTTTTGGATGAGCCAAATCCAACTCGCATGatgtcacccaccagcgggAGTATTTATTAGTCTGGTGTGGCGCAGTACAtcctggtagttgtaggttttcaaCCTCTTGAGTGAAACCAATTTCTagagtatttgtgtctttctactgcagagacagcctagttttataaaaagaccatctttccagcagtgaaatacttctttaggATGAGTATTGAAAATGTACTCAGTGCATGAATACACAGTCCTACCTGTGGACAGCCTTGTACCGTGATGGGCATGGTGGCCTGGGGCTGCGATAGGGACAAACTGACGGGAACAGCAGAGGTCAGCGTTTGGACAGCAGGGGCAGGAACCTCTACAGATACCACCTGCTGCTCGCCCAGCACTGCAGGAGCACAGACAGGACTGACTCTCACTGACATTTGAAGCAGTTTTCACAGCTGTTATTAACATTTCAGTACAACTTGTGCCATGTACGTATGAATAATGACTCGTCTACTATCAATCATTATCTAGTATAACCGTGATTTACCTCCTCCGCCTGTGCTCTGGGGCGCAGCACGGCCATCCTGTGTGCTGCCAGCCTCAGGTTGCTCTGCAGGCCGAGCCACTCCCTCCTCAGCTTTGCCTTCACTCTTCCCATCAGGTGCTGATGATGGCAGAGATGCATCGACCTCTACCTCTAGCACACGAATAGTCTCATGGCCAGACATCACAATGACCTGCACAACAATTAGGAGCAAAAGGTGAAATGACTAATATGCAAAAGAAACTGCCTCCTTTATTCCACTTCTTCTGTTCAGGGTTCTATTGGAATTTTATAGTAGATAAATTAGTTTTGATTGTGTTGTGAATTAGTTTGTGAAAAACTGAAGTAAATAAACATTTCAATACAGTAAAAGTCTTACTTGTTGTAGCAACACTAAATTTAGTATTTCTCTACTTTGTCAATTTactctttaaaggtccagtgtgtaggatttagggggatgtattggTGGAATTGGAATATAATTTACTAAGTacgttttctttagtgtataatcaccttaaaataagaatcgttTTGTTTCCTTTACCTTAGGAT comes from the Epinephelus lanceolatus isolate andai-2023 chromosome 8, ASM4190304v1, whole genome shotgun sequence genome and includes:
- the pou6f1 gene encoding POU domain, class 6, transcription factor 1 isoform X3 yields the protein MSGHETIRVLEVEVDASLPSSAPDGKSEGKAEEGVARPAEQPEAGSTQDGRAAPQSTGGGVLGEQQVVSVEVPAPAVQTLTSAVPVSLSLSQPQATMPITVQGCPQVLTQESLATLMTGMMAQTGSLGQPLLIPLSMAGSIGGQGGLAVLTLPTTNVATLPGLTAANTAGNLLKLPFAGLQAATVLNSVQPQLQTNAQTVFQPQATSIQPVQVTSQPTQVTNAQVTTAQVAAAQATSAATTVSQSNISLAALQTAGLSINPAIINAASLGAQPQFLSSLTSTPIITSAMSNMAGITSQIITNAQGQVIGTLPLLLNPASLAGGAATPTLPLQGLQGLQGLQGLQVQTVTPQLLLNTQGQIIATVGNGSAVATSAAVLPKAAAPPTLTKPITQASVTTVSQSPIVIAPQPSVLKTATTLSSTVPITCGDIAKVGQLVSKPQQVVSSEEGINLEEIREFAKNFKIRRLSLGLTQTQVGQALTATEGPAYSQSAICRFEKLDITPKSAQKLKPVLEKWLAEAEHWNQKGQQNLMEFVGGEPSKKRKRRTSFTPQAIEVLNSYFEKNALPTGQEITEIARELNYDREVVRVWFCNRRQTLKNTSKINVFQVQ
- the pou6f1 gene encoding POU domain, class 6, transcription factor 1 isoform X2 → MNSQDHPAKDAPLTVNEQVIVMSGHETIRVLEVEVDASLPSSAPDGKSEGKAEEGVARPAEQPEAGSTQDGRAAPQSTGGGVLGEQQVVSVEVPAPAVQTLTSAVPVSLSLSQPQATMPITVQGCPQVLTQESLATLMTGMMAQTGSLGQPLLIPLSMAGSIGGQGGLAVLTLPTTNVATLPGLTAANTAGNLLKLPFAGLQAATVLNSVQPQLQTNAQTVFQPQATSIQPVQVTSQPTQVTNAQVTTAQVAAAQATSAATTVSQSNISLAALQTAGLSINPAIINAASLGAQPQFLSSLTSTPIITSAMSNMAGITSQIITNAQGQVIGTLPLLLNPASLAGGAATPTLPLQGLQGLQGLQGLQVQTVTPQLLLNTQGQIIATVGNGSAVATSAAVLPKAAAPPTLTKPITQASVTTVSQSPIVIAPQPSVLKTATTLSSTVPITCGDIAKVGQLVSKPQQVVSSEEGINLEEIREFAKNFKIRRLSLGLTQTQVGQALTATEGPAYSQSAICRFEKLDITPKSAQKLKPVLEKWLAEAEHWNQKGQQNLMEFVGGEPSKKRKRRTSFTPQAIEVLNSYFEKNALPTGQEITEIARELNYDREVVRVWFCNRRQTLKNTSKINVFQVQ
- the pou6f1 gene encoding POU domain, class 6, transcription factor 1 isoform X1; amino-acid sequence: MLFSFVALFLCVCVCVCVLFCFGSLSPNMCSASLFSLAIHCLTAEVFFQPFKSCTLKFPAKDNQVIVMSGHETIRVLEVEVDASLPSSAPDGKSEGKAEEGVARPAEQPEAGSTQDGRAAPQSTGGGVLGEQQVVSVEVPAPAVQTLTSAVPVSLSLSQPQATMPITVQGCPQVLTQESLATLMTGMMAQTGSLGQPLLIPLSMAGSIGGQGGLAVLTLPTTNVATLPGLTAANTAGNLLKLPFAGLQAATVLNSVQPQLQTNAQTVFQPQATSIQPVQVTSQPTQVTNAQVTTAQVAAAQATSAATTVSQSNISLAALQTAGLSINPAIINAASLGAQPQFLSSLTSTPIITSAMSNMAGITSQIITNAQGQVIGTLPLLLNPASLAGGAATPTLPLQGLQGLQGLQGLQVQTVTPQLLLNTQGQIIATVGNGSAVATSAAVLPKAAAPPTLTKPITQASVTTVSQSPIVIAPQPSVLKTATTLSSTVPITCGDIAKVGQLVSKPQQVVSSEEGINLEEIREFAKNFKIRRLSLGLTQTQVGQALTATEGPAYSQSAICRFEKLDITPKSAQKLKPVLEKWLAEAEHWNQKGQQNLMEFVGGEPSKKRKRRTSFTPQAIEVLNSYFEKNALPTGQEITEIARELNYDREVVRVWFCNRRQTLKNTSKINVFQVQ